A stretch of Triticum aestivum cultivar Chinese Spring chromosome 1D, IWGSC CS RefSeq v2.1, whole genome shotgun sequence DNA encodes these proteins:
- the LOC123182050 gene encoding MLO-like protein 1, whose product MAEHGEEEAATLEFTPTWIVALVCSIIVLISLLAERCLHYLGKTFKRKNQKPLYEAILKVKEELMLLGFISLLLTVCQGKIQNICIRPSWTLHMLPCQGEDEVRAGEAAPTKEHLVTAQIIGRIGRRLLSGGAAEVDVCRSKGKAPLMSLEAIHQLHIFIFVLAITHVVFSVLTMLLGGAKIHQWKLWEDAIQKDTAGNGPKKVNNVHNFEFIREHFKGIGKDSRILSWLHSFFKQFYGSVSKTDYTTMRLGFIMTHCRGNLKFDFHKYMLRVLESDFKKVVGISWYLWVFVVIFLLLNVNGWHTYFWIAFIPLILLLAVGTKLEHVIAQLAQDVAEKHSAVEGDLIVKPSDDHFWFGRPRIILFLIHFILFQNAFEIAFFFWILTTYGFNSCIMGQVGFIVPRLVIGLIIQLLCSYSTLPLYAIVTQMGSFYKKEIFNEHVQQGVLGWAQKAKMKKGFKKSNGAAQSTSPVDSVGPSTKVEMVRRPAREGNDAGESIE is encoded by the exons ATGGCGGAgcacggcgaggaggaggcggcgacgctCGAGTTCACGCCCACGTGGATCGTCGCGCTCGTCTGCTCCATCATCGTGCTCATCTCCCTCCTCGCCGAGCGATGCCTCCACTACCTCGGCAAG ACGTTCAAGAGGAAGAACCAGAAGCCGCTCTACGAGGCCATCCTCAAGGTCAAAGAAG AGCTGATGCTTCTCGGGTTCATCTCGCTGCTGCTGACGGTGTGCCAGGGGAAGATCCAGAACATCTGCATTCGTCCTAGCTGGACACTCCACATGCTGCCATGCCAGGGGGAGGACGAGGTTCGGGCCGGTGAGGCGGCGCCGACAAAGGAGCATCTTGTTACAGCCCAGATCATCGGCAGAATCGGGAGGCGGCTGCTCAGTGGCGGCGCGGCGGAAGTCGACGTCTGCCGATCCAAG GGAAAAGCTCCGTTGATGTCCCTTGAAGCTATACATCAGTTGCATATTTTCATATTTGTGCTGGCTATTACACATGTTGTATTCAGTGTTTTGACGATGCTTTTAGGAGGTGCAAAG ATACATCAATGGAAACTGTGGGAGGATGCAATTCAGAAAGACACCGCAGGAAACG GGCCCAAGAAGGTGAACAATGTACACAATTTCGAATTTATCAGGGAGCATTTTAAGGGTATTGGCAAAGATTCTAGAATATTGAGTTGGCTG CATTCTTTTTTCAAGCAGTTCTATGGATCAGTAAGTAAAACCGACTATACCACAATGCGTCTTGGTTTTATCATG ACCCACTGCCGTGGAAACTTGAAATTCGATTTCCATAAATACATGCTGCGGGTTTTAGAGTCTGATTTTAAGAAGGTGGTTGGCATAAG CTGGTACTTGTGGGTCTTCGTGGTGAtctttctgttgctgaatgttAATG GGTGGCACACGTACTTTTGGATTGCATTCATTCCCCTTATT CTTCTGCTAGCCGTGGGCACCAAGTTGGAGCACGTCATAGCTCAGTTAGCTCAGGATGTAGCTGAGAAGCACTCCGCAGTCGAGGGCGATTTGATCGTGAAGCCATCGGATGACCACTTCTGGTTCGGGCGGCCGAGGATCATCCTGTTCCTGATCCACTTCATCCTCTTCCAGAACGCCTTTGAGATTGCATTCTTCTTCTGGATACTG ACCACCTATGGGTTCAACTCCTGCATCATGGGGCAAGTTGGCTTCATTGTGCCGAGGCTTGTTATTGG GCTCATTATTCAGCTTCTCTGCAGCTACAGCACCCTGCCTCTGTATGCAATTGTAACACAG ATGGGAAGCTTCTACAAGAAGGAGATCTTCAATGAGCATGTGCAGCAGGGTGTCCTGGGTTGGGCTCAGAAGGCTAAGATGAAGAAAGGGTTCAAGAAGAGCAATGGCGCGGCCCAATCGACGAGCCCCGTCGATTCTGTGGGGCCTTCTACTAAGGTTGAAATGGTGAGACGACCGGCGCGGGAAGGCAACGATGCTGGTGAAAGCATAGAATGA